Proteins found in one Brachyspira murdochii DSM 12563 genomic segment:
- a CDS encoding flagellar filament outer layer protein FlaA, with translation MKRLSILITMLILTVAFLLFAQDAAQTGEQTTQNQQGEDGNNFVTEAITNYLIDDFEFANTWQASMPRDYGVVSIIRREGGPADVVAEGAENNKYILGAKVEYFRTGYPWFSVTPPRPVKIPGYTKEISVWVAGRNHNNKMSFYVYDINGKPQAVGNEALNFMGWKNITVQVPANIKQEDFRGQVEQGISFMGIHVKVDPRDSYGKYYIYFDQLMAKTDMYLETYREEDDPLDTW, from the coding sequence ATGAAAAGATTAAGTATCTTGATAACAATGTTAATTCTAACTGTTGCATTCTTGTTGTTTGCCCAAGATGCGGCTCAAACAGGTGAGCAAACTACTCAAAATCAGCAAGGTGAAGATGGCAACAATTTTGTAACTGAAGCTATTACTAATTACTTAATAGATGATTTTGAATTTGCTAATACTTGGCAGGCTTCTATGCCTAGAGATTACGGTGTAGTTAGCATCATTCGTCGTGAAGGCGGTCCTGCTGATGTAGTAGCTGAAGGTGCTGAAAATAATAAATATATTTTGGGTGCTAAAGTAGAGTACTTCAGAACTGGTTATCCTTGGTTCTCTGTAACTCCTCCTAGACCAGTTAAAATTCCGGGTTATACTAAAGAAATTAGCGTTTGGGTAGCAGGACGTAACCACAATAATAAAATGAGTTTCTATGTTTATGATATAAATGGAAAACCTCAGGCTGTTGGTAATGAAGCTCTTAACTTTATGGGTTGGAAAAATATTACTGTTCAAGTTCCTGCTAATATAAAACAAGAAGATTTTAGAGGTCAGGTAGAACAAGGTATCAGCTTTATGGGTATACATGTTAAAGTTGATCCTAGAGATTCTTATGGTAAATACTATATCTATTTTGATCAATTAATGGCTAAAACAGATATGTACTTAGAAACTTATAGAGAAGAAGATGATCCATTAGACACTTGGTAA